A part of Geotrypetes seraphini chromosome 9, aGeoSer1.1, whole genome shotgun sequence genomic DNA contains:
- the TASOR2 gene encoding protein TASOR 2 isoform X3 gives MVTSVLPGLQYALLETKKFQCEVEMSPRKLVEKYFQDFVQFHRTGSPPDVCDGRILINLSSDLSADELAPSENCRKMALPRLRTYFADPSSFAVEASQMTEALQSSAKKPPYSCLITNGSCKAVAPVTPVGSAPAGRVRTEAEKAEAPSGKSQPSQGGRSKSVKETREELSPRREKRKCSPEVLTGAKRRWTSQTLLSAVESIATSKGTRTTKNPFSLFSKKPAQGAAQNTSETTVKLANIQYPQRRKRGAEVLTAEFVQHTKPEISTSGATSLKDRSSGLCIKKPKETQKPSSQKMITRTMKKNTAKGKAKVEKQLTVRKQVEPARQAAFGSPRNNILSESRAASVDVNKTTKQSSTAAAERGSKQSKRSTSSYSKSISTLAQSSSTKSVFHKKGLPFRNSDMQNKSSVTLAQDSSGKNDGTVLDRTSGGSDVQEESSGAPSENYESHALNLLADLALSSVTTSAVPSVVRNDHVLPSISTQYSVSPKEKPVRTFSDHEYHRLDKRDKRDKQHKGSYLGRSPSALHRYLLKRNIALYTLEKRSCAHVTFGHSGPGSHISLEHSYTLPFPDNSKKYHFLKTFGKYSIHNIKADSAVIGTVTPFSQQQQNLNEKPGRSIRDSDQKTGSPQSRTVLKTNETYKVTCTWEADYLFHLDSKYTSDPLEKTVNRALHGPWDLDLPDNMEEVKLLLHTWVALFYNKPNKPLSTASRKVVEHSNPAKYVSINSTLDSCEVLEEDDRSSGCTHTHANSPSKATDNFSNSNNYTLPLSCSPLFCSKSPTRDGMQTDETEDSIAMFLKNRKGKHTLSSDACSNNISDCPDKVNGHEIEQEASLRVEESCKSVSSSNECAGGNSTPLVLPSNESGSVPKTAGLSQTLDFHKTSQPELSEDVDIEEIVIDDIISISENKSTTNEVTVSLKDNKEGHRSGGDRERLPDSEKHQTEDESLHQKQIASNESKVCKEAGGNLGDKNLALEHISDVHTQEVLEQTKLDANKSLCLNELSRTELPSARHSNQEASHKVLQSLTKLKEQSKLKSVQIDATHHKCTETSVEDARHSSIDQINEPNQVHKKAAAQEHRGSVTAVTNECPTGSEPDTMSIDQINEPNQVHKKATAQEHRGSVTAVTNECPTGSEPDTMCSTSTNIAVSDESTPHSEGLNTTEKMPVCANEVKDTRAEKGESVNTSLHKFAESPDVPPVCYREEALKRDDFTQINFQGSRLDCTPMENEEVGSEKDKSLCVSDPNPQKSEGEQKRCSFSDVSELQFISIEKHENDSLKNKTRTSDQKDEMDGTQTNMDSDKKETSSVVITSHSDDNMHNESDTKDQEHEISLVKITELLKNDAKNVSTLSNQFINCGKAEFRNSICISEGEESKHVCDEIAVSTRMKMKHKNLAGESPIIMEDSVHINSKYTCEEEGKTKQMSCANDTYEAMEAQTSKTTGDEFTCNIGGVHLLNSECAPEDVLQESSVCKTSDLQSDQLLTEEPAINLGNVSPVSSVCASEDEQNAEVCHERSVCKLAELPSDQLIDEEPTFILGGFSPVSSECASEDEQKAVEECHENSVCKTAELQSDQLFTEEPAINLGNVSPVSFMCASEGEQKTVELCHESYVCKTAELQRDQLLTEEHAINLGNVSPVSSVCTSEGEQKTVEVCHESSVYKTAELQSDQFLTEEPAINLENVSPVCSSEGEQKTVEVCHQSSVHKAAELQSDQLLTEEPEINLGNSPVSSVCASEGEQKTVEVCHESSVRKTAELQSDQLLSEEPVINLGNVSPVSSVFASEGEQKTVKVCHESSVCKTAQLQSDQLLTEEPAINLENVSPVCTSEGERKTVALCHESSVRKTTELQCNQLLKEGHEINLGNVSAVSSVSASEGEQEIVEVCHESSVYKTAELQSDQFLTEEPAINLENVSPVCSSEGEQKTVEVCHQSSVHKAAELQSDQLLTEEPAINLENVSPVCASKGEQKTVEVCHESSVCKIAELQSDQLLAEEPVINLGNVSPVSSVCASEGEQETVEVCHESSVCKTAELQSVQLLTEEPLFNLGNVSPVSSVCASEGEQKTVEVCHESSVPKTAELQSDQLLTENPAINLGNVSPVSSEYASEGEHETVEVCHESSVCTTAELQSDQLLTEEPAINLGNVSPVCASEGEQKTVNVCQESSVCRRAELQNDQFLTEEPAINLGNISPVSSVCTSEGEQKTVEVCHESSVCKTAELQSVQLLTEEPLFNLGNVSPVSSVCASEGEQKTVEVCHESSVPKTAELQSDQLLTENPAINLGNVSPVSSEYASEGEQKTVNVCLESSVCKRAELQSVQLLTEEPAINLGNVSPMNSVCASEGEQKTVEVCHESSVPKTAELQSDQLLTENPAINLGNVSPVSSEYASEGEQKTVNVCHESSVCKRAELQSVQLLTEEPAINLGNVSPVSSVCASEGEQKTVEVSHESSVCKTAGLQSVKLLTEEPEINLGNVSPVSSVCASEGEQKTVEVCHESSVPKTAELQSDQLLTEEPAINLGNVSPVSSEYASEGEQKTVNVCFESSVCKRAELQSVQLLTEEPAINLGNVSSMNSVCASEGEQKTVEVCHESSVPKTAELQSDQLLTENPAINLGNVSPVSSEYASEGEQKTVNVCHESSVCKRAELQIVQLLTEEPAINLGNVSPVSSVCASEGEQKTEVCHESSVCKTAELQSVQLLTEEPAINLGNVSPVSSVCACEGELKAVEVCHESSVCQLAELPSDQLIEEEPTGTLGGFSPVSSVCAFESEQKSGDAHYVRSVSDIAELQSDQLLAEELAINLGGFSPVSSVCAFECDQKTADAHTVYEATELQSDQLLAEEHTISLGGFSPVSSVCVSEVEERPVNSYLKSSVCKVAEFKKCNKEKTGKSAVVACIESPDEGLYSPLAQKSSKSPVYESCEELLEANSNENSFAEHTMNKGLSGEPGTNRFHKQQNSEQEPNAGNAKPYTVNFYDSFVSRIRDTARKSLLRKSTSRYPEYERDWDYTTTNKRFPLDSVSKYRDFHTVSEEENECPPLPNRITNRYGNPKNCITFTIKGLPREPSRPLHSFQEDNSIERPNQISTWDRKWMVTDLTQNTLDLEYLRFIHKLKLVLKSLAPPMSTHANRFLTNSGEATVKTSALPKGPERQISTRANSNRTPLLITIRRSDAAGRTGLCQHPPCKVKGNFAAPPFCVRFQDCVAGGRKASKSRNQTSKLTSSFHTTEFNYENKLREPPAPSRPARQAKMSAAISGGMAKGWSGDIEENLGSSEEIQDSFPPNTTSYKSVITDLCSNLCFKLNSVAKDASKKHFMFFILETSDDPSFRRMKNLLKREGHTEMEVLPFCQAEHLEEDTLVIIIKNEDISSHIHEIPHLLRLKLLPNVIFAGVDGPEDVVNYTYQGLFRSGGFVVSEETLLETVTIGQLKEVMKVLENLNENGRWKWFIHYKEDKKLKEERRMNLIARKKSLVLKSCQQANIVEVLHYHPCDSRSSKKSEELKCLLNLQIQHIGARLALYLTDKPSTTREIFEKNGILVTDIDTFLGTVQRLAAPFRTTYW, from the exons GTGCCGAGGTGCTGACGGCAGAGTTTGTGCAGCACACGAAGCCGGAAATTTCCACTAGTGGAGCCACTTCACTTAAGGACAGGTCTTCAGGGCTATGCATCAAAAAGCCAAAGGAGACTCAGAAGCCATCCAGCCAAAAAATGATAACGAGAACAATGAAGAAAAATACAGCAAAAGGCAAAGCTAAAGTGGAAAAGCAACTCACAGTCAGGAAGCAGGTGGAACCAG CCAGACAAGCAGCTTTTGGTAGCCCACGAAACAACATTTTATCTGAAAGTCGAGCTGCTTCTGTTGACGTAAATAAGACCACCAAACAAAGCTCCACGGCAGCGGCTGAGAGAGGTAGCAAACAGAGTAAGAGAAGTACCAGCAGTTACAGCAAGAGCATCTCTACCCTGGCCCAATCCTCTTCGACCAAAAGTGTCTTTCACAAGAAGGGCCTTCCCTTCAGGAACAGTGATATGCAGAACAAAAGTAGTGTTACGCTAGCCCAGGACTCCTCCGGCAAGAATGATGGCACGGTGCTAGACAGGACAAGTGGGGGAAGTGATGTGCAAGAAGAGAGCAGTGGTGCTCCCAGCGAAAACTATGAATCCCACGCTCTAAATCTTTTAGCAGATCTGGCCCTGAGTTCAGTGACCACTAGCGCTGTGCCATCTGTTGTCAGAAATGACCATGTCCTGCCCAGTATATCCACACAATATAGTGTGTCTCCCAAGGAGAAGCCTGTCCGAACTTTTTCCGACCATGAATATCATCGACTTGATAAACGTGATAAACGTGATAAACAGCACAAGGGAAGCTATCTTGGCAGGTCCCCTTCGGCACTCCATCGATATCTACTGAAACGAAATATTGCCTTGTACACACTGGAAAAAAGAAGCTGTGCCCATGTGACATTTGGACATTCTGGTCCGGGTTCCCATATTTCTCTTGAGCACTCGTATACCTTGCCCTTCCCGGATAATTCCAAAAAATACCATTTCTTAAAAACTTTTGGTAAATACAGCATTCATAACATTAAAGCAGACTCTGCTGTGATTGGAACGGTAACACCCTTTAGCCAACAGCAGCAGAACTTGAATGAAAAGCCTGGAAGAAGTATCAGGGATTCAGATCAGAAGACTGGCTCACCCCAGTCACGGACTGTGCTGAAAACAAATGAAACATATAAGGTGACTTGTACATGGGAAGCAGATTATCTTTTCCACCTAGACAGCAAATACACTAGTGATCCTTTGGAGAAAACAGTGAATCGTGCTCTGCATGG ACCCTGGGATCTTGATTTGCCTGATAATATGGAAGAAGTGAAGCTTCTGCTTCACACTTGGGTAGCTCTGTTTTACAACAAGCCCAATAAGCCCCTGAGCACTGCATCGAGGAAAGTTGTAGAGCACAGCAACCCTGCAAAATATGTGTCTATAAACAGTACTTTGGATTCCTGTGAAGTCCTGGAAGAAGATGATAGATCTTCAGGGTGCACACACACCCATGCAAATTCACCATCAAAAGCTACAGATAACTTCAGCAACTCTAATAACTATACCCTGCCCCTCAGCTGTAGCCCTCTCTTCTGCAGTAAATCCCCCACACGAGACGGCATGCAAACTGACGAGACTGAAGACAGCATTGCCATGTTCTTGAAGAATCGTAAAGGGAAGCACACTCTCTCTTCAGATGCATGCAGCAATAATATCTCTGATTGTCCTGATAAG GTTAATGGACATGAAATTGAACAAGAAGCATCTTTGCGTGTTGAGGAAAGCTGTAAGAGTGTATCTTCCAGTAATGAATGTGCAGGTGGAAATAGTACACCCCTAGTACTTCCTAGCAATGAATCAGGCTCGGTACCAAAGACTGCAGGCTTGAGCCAGACCTTAGATTTTCATAAAACTTCACAGCCTGAATTAAGTGAAGATGTAGACATTGAAGAAATTGTGATTGATGATATAATTTCTATTTCTGAAAACAAGAGTACCACAAATGaggtgactgtatccttaaaggataataaagaggggcatagaagTGGTGGTGATAGAGAAAGACTACCTGATTCTGAAAAACATCAGACAGAGGATGAAAGTTTACACCAAAAACAGATAGCCTCGAATGAATCAAAAGTCTGTAAAGAAGCTGGTGGTAATTTGGGTGATAAAAATCTGGCTTTGGAGCACATTAGTGATGTACATACCCAGGAAGTTCTTGAACAGACCAAATTAGATGCCAACAAATCACTTTGTCTAAATGAATTATCTCGGACAGAATTGCCATCTGCCAGACATAGCAATCAAGAAGCTTCCCACAAAGTCTTGCAGTCTTTGACTAAATTAAAAGAGCAGTCCAAATTAAAATCAGTTCAAATTGATGCAACGCATCATAAGTGCACTGAGACCTCCGTAGAGGATGCTAGGCACAGTTCCATTGATCAGATCAATGAACCAAACCAAGTGCATAAGAAAGCTGCAGCTCAAGAACATAGGGGTTCTGTGACAGCAGTGACCAATGAATGTCCCACAGGAAGTGAACCTGATACTATGTCCATTGATCAGATCAATGAACCAAACCAAGTGCATAAGAAAGCTACAGCTCAAGAACATAGGGGTTCTGTGACAGCAGTGACCAATGAATGTCCCACAGGAAGTGAACCTGATACTATGTGTTCTACAAGTACAAACATAGCTGTATCAGATGAGAGCACCCCCCATAGTGAAGGACTGAATACTACAGAGAAAATGCCAGTGTGTGCTAATGAAGTGAAAGACACCAGAGCAGAAAAGGGTGAAAGCGTTAATACCTCTTTACATAAGTTTGCAGAATCACCAGACGTGCCACCAGTATGTTATAGAGAAGAAGCATTAAAGAGAGATGATTTCACACAGATTAACTTTCAGGGCAGTAGACTTGATTGCACACCCATGGAAAATGAAGAAGTCGGCTCTGAAAAGGATAAATCCCTATGTGTCTCTGACCCAAATCCACAAAAGAGTGAAGGTGAACAGAAAAGATGTTCCTTTAGTGATGTGTCAGAGCTCCAGTTTATTTCAATAGAAAAGCATGAAAATGATTCCTTAAAGAACAAAACCAGAACCTCAGACCAGAAAGATGAGATGGATGGTACACAAACAAACATGGATTCGGATAAAAAAGAAACTAGTTCTGTTGTCATCACATCCCACAGTGATGACAACATGCACAATGAAAGTGATACCAAAGATCAAGAGCACGAAATATCTTTGGTCAAAATTACAGAATTGTTAAAGAATGACGCAAAGAACGTTAGTACGCTATCTAATCAATTTATCAACTGTGGAAAGGCAGAATTTAGAAACTCAATATGcatttctgaaggagaggaatcAAAGCATGTATGTGATGAAATTGCTGTGTCTACTCGCATGAAAATGAAGCATAAAAATCTTGCAGGTGAGTCTCCAATAATCATGGAAGACAGTGTTCATATAAACTCAAAATACACATGTGAAGAAGAGGGGAAAACAAAGCAAATGAGTTGTGCAAATGATACATATGAGGCAATGGAAGCACAGACTAGTAAGACCACTGGGGATGAGTTTACATGCAACATAGGAGGTGTCCATCTTTTGAACTCGGAGTGTGCACCTGAAGATGTACTCCAGGAGAGCTCTGTGTGCAAAACATCAGACCTACAAAGTGATCAGCTCCTCACAGAAGAGCCTGCAATCAACCTGGGAAATGTTAGTCCTGTGAGCTCTGTGTGCGCTTCTGAAGATGAGCAAAATGCAGAAGTATGCCATGAGAGGTCTGTGTGCAAATTGGCAGAACTACCGAGTGATCAACTCATTGACGAAGAGCCTACTTTCATCCTGGGAGGTTTTAGTCCTGTGAGCTCTGAGTGCGCTTCTGAAGATGAGCAAAAAGCAGTGGAAGAATGCCATGAAAACTCTGTGTGCAAAACAGCAGAGCTACAGAGTGACCAGCTCTTCACAGAAGAGCCTGCAATCAACCTGGGAAATGTTAGCCCTGTGAGCTTTATGTGCGCTTCTGAAGGTGAGCAAAAAACAGTGGAGTTATGCCATGAAAGCTATGTGTGCAAAACAGCAGAGCTACAGCGTGACCAGCTCCTCACAGAAGAGCATGCAATCAATCTGGGAAATGTTAGCCCTGTGAGCTCTGTATGCACTTCTGAAGGTGAGCAAAAAACAGTGGAGGTATGCCATGAAAGCTCTGTGTACAAAACAGCAGAGCTACAGAGTGACCAGTTCCTCACAGAAGAGCCTGCAATCAACCTTGAAAATGTTAGCCCTGTGTGTTCTTCTGAAGGTGAGCAAAAAACAGTGGAAGTATGCCATCAGAGCTCTGTGCACAAAGCAGCAGAGCTACAGAGTGACCAGCTCCTCACAGAAGAGCCTGAAATCAACCTGGGAAATAGCCCTGTGAGCTCTGTGTGTGCTTCTGAAGGTGAGCAAAAAACAGTGGAGGTATGCCATGAGAGCTCTGTGCGCAAAACAGCAGAGCTACAGAGTGACCAGCTCCTCTCAGAAGAGCCTGTAATCAACCTGGGAAATGTAAGTCCTGTGAGCTCTGTGTTCGCTTCTGAAGGTGAGCAAAAAACAGTGAAGGTATGCCATGAAAGCTCTGTGTGCAAAACAGCACAGCTACAGAGTGACCAGCTCCTCACAGAAGAGCCTGCAATCAACCTTGAAAATGTTAGCCCTGTGTGCACTTCTGAAGGTGAGCGAAAAACAGTGGCTTTATGCCATGAGAGCTCTGTGCGCAAAACAACAGAGCTACAATGTAACCAGCTCCTCAAAGAAGGGCATGAAATTAACCTGGGAAATGTTAGCGCTGTGAGCTCTGTGTCTGCTTCTGAAGGTGAGCAAGAAATAGTGGAAGTATGCCATGAAAGTTCTGTGTACAAAACAGCAGAGCTACAGAGTGACCAGTTCCTCACAGAAGAGCCTGCAATCAACCTTGAAAATGTTAGCCCTGTGTGTTCTTCTGAAGGAGAGCAAAAAACAGTGGAAGTATGCCATCAGAGCTCTGTGCACAAAGCAGCAGAGCTACAGAGTGACCAGCTCCTCACAGAAGAGCCTGCAATCAACCTTGAAAATGTTAGCCCTGTGTGCGCTTCTAAAGGTGAGCAAAAAACTGTGGAAGTATGCCATGAGAGCTCTGTGTGCAAAATAGCAGAGCTACAGAGTGACCAGCTCCTCGCAGAAGAGCCTGTAATCAACCTGGGAAATGTCAGTCCTGTGAGCTCTGTGTGTGCTTCTGAAGGTGAGCAAGAAACAGTGGAAGTATGCCATGAAAGCTCTGTGTGCAAAACAGCAGAGCTACAGAGTGTCCAGCTCCTCACAGAGGAGCCTTTATTCAACCTGGGAAATGTTAGTCCTGTGAGCTCTGTGTGCGCTTCTGAAGGAGAGCAAAAAACAGTGGAAGTATGCCATGAAAGCTCTGTGCCCAAAACAGCAGAGCTACAGAGTGACCAGCTCCTCACAGAAAATCCTGCAATCAACCTTGGAAATGTTAGCCCTGTGAGCTCTGAGTATGCTTCTGAAGGTGAGCACGAAACAGTGGAAGTATGCCATGAAAGCTCTGTGTGCACAACAGCAGAGCTACAGAGTGACCAGCTCCTCACAGAAGAGCCTGCAATCAACCTGGGAAATGTTAGTCCTGTGTGCGCTTCTGAAGGTGAGCAAAAAACAGTGAATGTATGCCAAGAGAGCTCTGTGTGCAGAAGAGCAGAGCTACAAAATGACCAGTTCCTCACAGAAGAGCCTGCAATCAACCTGGGAAATATTAGTCCTGTGAGCTCTGTGTGTACTTCTGAAGGTGAGCAAAAAACAGTGGAAGTATGCCATGAAAGCTCTGTGTGCAAAACAGCAGAGCTACAGAGTGTCCAGCTCCTCACAGAGGAGCCTTTATTCAACCTGGGAAATGTTAGTCCTGTGAGCTCTGTGTGCGCTTCTGAAGGAGAGCAAAAAACAGTGGAAGTATGCCATGAAAGCTCTGTGCCCAAAACAGCAGAGCTACAGAGTGACCAGCTCCTCACAGAAAATCCTGCAATCAACCTTGGAAATGTTAGCCCTGTGAGCTCTGAGTATGCTTCTGAAGGTGAGCAAAAAACAGTGAATGTATGTCTTGAGAGCTCTGTGTGCAAAAGAGCAGAGTTACAGAGTGTCCAGCTCCTCACAGAAGAGCCTGCAATCAACCTGGGAAATGTTAGCCCTATGAACTCTGTGTGTGCTTCTGAAGGAGAGCAAAAAACAGTGGAAGTATGCCATGAAAGCTCTGTGCCCAAAACAGCAGAGCTACAGAGTGACCAGCTCCTCACAGAAAATCCTGCAATCAACCTTGGAAATGTTAGCCCTGTGAGCTCTGAGTATGCTTCTGAAGGTGAGCAAAAAACAGTGAATGTATGCCATGAGAGCTCTGTGTGCAAAAGAGCAGAGCTGCAGAGTGTCCAGCTCCTCACAGAAGAGCCTGCAATCAACCTGGGAAATGTTAGTCCTGTGAGCTCTGTGTGCGCTTCTGAAGGTGAGCAAAAAACAGTGGAAGTAAGCCATGAAAGTTCTGTGTGCAAAACAGCAGGGTTACAGAGTGTCAAGCTCCTCACAGAGGAGCCTGAAATCAACCTGGGAAATGTTAGCCCTGTGAGCTCTGTGTGCGCTTCTGAAGGAGAGCAAAAAACAGTGGAAGTATGCCATGAAAGCTCTGTGCCCAAAACAGCAGAGCTACAGAGTGACCAGCTCCTCACAGAAGAGCCTGCAATCAACCTTGGAAATGTTAGCCCTGTGAGCTCTGAGTATGCTTCTGAAGGTGAGCAAAAAACAGTGAATGTATGCTTTGAGAGCTCTGTGTGCAAAAGAGCAGAGTTACAGAGTGTCCAGCTCCTCACAGAAGAGCCTGCAATCAACCTGGGAAATGTTAGCTCTATGAACTCTGTGTGCGCTTCTGAAGGAGAGCAAAAAACAGTGGAAGTATGCCATGAAAGCTCTGTGCCCAAAACAGCAGAGCTACAGAGTGACCAGCTCCTCACAGAAAATCCTGCAATCAACCTTGGAAATGTTAGCCCTGTGAGCTCTGAGTATGCTTCTGAAGGTGAGCAAAAAACAGTGAATGTATGCCATGAGAGCTCTGTGTGCAAAAGAGCAGAGCTGCAGATTGTCCAGCTCCTCACAGAAGAGCCTGCAATCAACCTGGGAAATGTTAGTCCTGTGAGCTCTGTGTGCGCTTCCGAAGGTGAGCAAAAAACAGAAGTTTGCCATGAGAGCTCTGTGTGCAAAACAGCAGAGCTACAGAGTGTTCAGCTTCTCACAGAAGAACCTGCAATCAACCTGGGAAATGTTAGTCCTGTGAGCTCTGTGTGCGCTTGTGAAGGTGAGCTAAAAGCAGTGGAAGTGTGTCATGAGAGCTCTGTGTGCCAATTGGCAGAACTACCGAGCGACCAACTCATTGAAGAAGAGCCTACAGGCACCCTGGGAGGTTTTAGTCCTGTGAGCTCTGTGTGTGCTTTTGAAAGTGAACAAAAATCTGGAGATGCACACTATGTGCGCTCTGTAAGTGACATAGCAGAACTACAGAGTGACCAGCTCCTtgcagaagagcttgcaatcaaTCTGGGAGGTTTTAGTCCCGTGAGCTCTGTGTGTGCTTTTGAATGTGATCAAAAAACTGCCGATGCGCACACTGTGTATGAAGCAACAGAACTACAGAGTGACCAGCTCCTTGCAGAAGAGCATACAATCAGTCTGGGAGGTTTTAGTCCTGTAAGTTCGGTATGTGTTTCTGAGGTTGAGGAAAGACCAGTCAATTCATACCTTAAGAGTTCAGTGTGCAAAGTAgcagaatttaaaaaatgtaacaAAGAGAAAACAGGAAAGTCAGCTGTGGTGGCATGCATCGAAAGTCCCGATGAAGGGCTTTATAGCCCTTTAGCTCAAAAATCTTCAAAATCTCCGGTGTATGAGAGTTGTGAAGAGCTTCTGGAGGCCAATAGCAATGAAAATTCCTTTGCAGAACATACTATGAACAAAGGTTTGAGTGGAGAGCCTGGGACTAACCGTTTTCACAAACAGCAAAACTCTGAACAGGAGCCTAATGCTGGTAATGCCAAACCTTACACAGTTAACTTTTATGATTCCTTTGTTTCAAGAATAAGGGATACTGCCAGGAAATCATTATTGAGGAAATCTACTTCTAGGTACCCAGAATATGAGCGTGATTGGGATTACACAACAACGAACAAAAGGTTCCCATTGGACTCTGTCAGTAAATACAGAGATTTCCATACAGTATCGGAGGAAGAGAATGAATGCCCTCCATTGCCAAACCGCATTACCAATCGTTATGGGAACCCAAAGAACTGCATAACCTTTACTATTAAAGGGCTTCCGAGAGAACCAAGCAGGCCTTTGCACAGTTTTCAAGAAGATAATTCCATTGAGAGACCGAACCAAATAAGTACATGGGATAGGAAGTGGATGGTTACTGATCTCACCCAGAACACTTTAGATCTAGAGTACTTGCGTTTcattcacaaactaaaactagTCTTAAAGAGCCTAGCACCACCAATGTCTACACACGCCAACAGATTTTTGACCAATTCTGGCGAAGCTACTGTTAAGACTTCGGCTTTGCCGAAAGGACCAGAAAGACAGATTAGTACTAGAGCAAACAGTAATAGAACCCCTCTGCTGATAACAATAAGACGTTCAGATGCAGCAGGAAGAACTGGTTTGTGCCAGCATCCTCCTTGTAAAGTGAAAGGCAATTTTGCAGCACCTCCCTTTTGTGTCAGATTCCAGGACTGCGTTGCTGGGGGTAGAAAGGCCTCCAAAAGCAGAAATCAAACCAGCAAACTGACATCCTCTTTCCACACCACTGAATTCAACTATGAAAATAAGCTTAGAGAACCACCAGCTCCAAGTAGGCCCGCTCGGCAAGCCAAGATGAGTGCTGCAATTTCGGGTGGCATGGCAAAAGGTTGGAGCGGTGACATAGAGGAGAACCTGGGAAGCTCAGAGGAGATACAGGACTCATTCCCACCAAACACTACCTCATATAAAAGCGTGATTACAGACCTGTGCTCCAACTTGTGCTTCAAACTAAACAGTGTTGCGAAAGATGCATCTAAAAAACATTTTATGTTCTTCATTCTTGAAACCAGCGATGACCCATCCTTCAGGAGAATGAAG AATTTGCTGAAACGAGAGGGTCATACAGAAATGGAGGTGCTTCCCTTCTGTCAGGCTGAGCATCTGGAGGAAGATACACTAGTAATCATAATTAAGAATGAAGATATATCTTCACATATCCATGAG ATCCCTCATTTGCTGCGATTGAAACTCCTTCCAAATGTAATTTTTGCTGGGGTGGATGGCCCTGAGGATGTGGTGAATTACACATACCAGGGGTTGTTTCGCTCTGGAGGATTTGTGGTCTCCGAAGAAACACTATTGGAAACTGTAACAATAG GTCAGCTGAAGGAAGTTATGAAGGTTCTAGAGAATCTGAATGAGAATGGGAGATGGAAATGGTTTATTCATTACAAAGAGGACAAGAAGCTAAAAGAGGAGAGAAG GATGAACTTGATTGCTCGGAAAAAGAGCTTAGTACTTAAATCATGCCAACAAGCCAACATCGTTGAAGTGCTTCATTATCACCCGTGTGACTCCAGGTCTTCAAAAAAATCAGAGGAGCTGAAATGCTTATTAAATCTGCAAATCCAACACATTGGGGCCAGATTAGCTCTATATCTAACAG